The Actinopolyspora erythraea genome has a segment encoding these proteins:
- a CDS encoding TIR domain-containing protein, which yields MADIFVNYRNGDSHDAAVAVERELSQRFGDDKVFRASKSILPGDDFRGALTRASSGARVLLVFIGDRWLSMRDEAGKVMLDREDDWTRTEILNAFESGVRVIPVLCGRTLSRLSAADLPRALRPLADCQSFRYDTGNVENDLEKIVRGLVELVPGLEDRTAQREAERPEVSNSANNISAGQVLQAHDIGENNSTSIGTVNGNLHSGSGSQYNTTSHGDGANHVNGSVHGGLNQNFGGASEGEREN from the coding sequence TTGGCCGACATCTTCGTCAACTACCGCAACGGTGACTCTCACGATGCCGCCGTCGCCGTCGAACGGGAGCTTTCCCAGCGGTTCGGTGACGACAAGGTCTTCCGCGCGAGCAAGTCGATCCTGCCCGGCGACGACTTCCGAGGGGCGCTCACGCGGGCTTCCAGCGGAGCGCGGGTGCTGCTGGTGTTCATCGGCGACCGCTGGCTGTCCATGCGCGACGAGGCGGGCAAGGTGATGCTGGACCGGGAGGACGACTGGACCCGCACCGAGATCCTCAACGCCTTCGAGTCCGGGGTCCGGGTCATCCCGGTGCTGTGCGGGCGAACCCTGTCGAGGCTCTCCGCCGCCGACCTGCCTCGCGCCCTGCGGCCGCTGGCGGACTGCCAGTCGTTCCGCTACGACACCGGAAACGTCGAGAACGACCTGGAAAAGATCGTGCGGGGACTCGTCGAACTCGTCCCCGGCCTGGAGGACCGGACCGCCCAGCGGGAAGCCGAGCGGCCGGAGGTCAGCAACTCGGCGAACAACATCAGTGCGGGGCAGGTGCTCCAGGCGCACGATATCGGCGAGAACAACTCAACAAGCATCGGCACCGTCAACGGGAATCTCCACAGCGGGAGCGGTTCGCAGTACAACACCACCAGCCACGGCGACGGGGCCAACCACGTGAACGGGTCGGTGCACGGCGGGCTCAACCAGAACTTCGGCGGAGCGAGCGAAGGCGAGCGTGAGAATTGA
- a CDS encoding helix-turn-helix domain-containing protein: protein MSDRGKLFGTELRRLRIAAGISLLGLAKRVHYSKGYLSKIETGLKKPLPELARVCDNELAAGGELARLVPVTPSEAPPPSQEEGEVWPMGLARDGTGPVQAVSRRGLLAAGAASAVSFRTGTGGGPAVEESSLRTFRTMFGQFRELGQTANHEVVLPALLAHTQTLRELAGHASAGNREDILVLGARYAEYAGWMAQEAGEERTALWWTERAAEMADSAGDRDLAEYTRVRRALFALYRGDARGTIELARRARHGRLPPRIRALSLQREAQGHALAGDHYSCMRSLDSAREAHSAASADSELALGSTNLVDPVAMVTGWCLHDLGRPGEASSVLDREIQRVPTRASRSRARYGVRRALAHAAAGNVEHACALASRMLDTVDAIGSATVTTDLRRLDRTLARFRGNSSVRELIPRLTQSLRVRTDW from the coding sequence GTGAGTGATCGGGGCAAACTGTTCGGCACGGAGCTTCGACGGTTGCGTATCGCGGCTGGGATCTCCCTGCTCGGACTGGCGAAACGGGTGCACTACAGCAAGGGATATCTCAGCAAGATCGAGACCGGCCTCAAGAAACCGCTGCCGGAGCTGGCACGAGTCTGCGACAACGAGCTCGCGGCCGGTGGGGAGCTGGCGAGGCTGGTTCCGGTGACCCCGTCCGAAGCACCGCCGCCATCGCAGGAAGAGGGTGAGGTGTGGCCCATGGGGCTCGCGAGGGACGGCACGGGCCCGGTTCAGGCCGTGAGTCGTCGCGGTTTGCTGGCGGCGGGGGCGGCCTCCGCCGTCTCCTTCCGGACCGGCACCGGCGGCGGTCCGGCGGTGGAGGAGAGTTCGTTGCGGACCTTCCGGACGATGTTCGGCCAGTTCCGCGAACTGGGCCAGACGGCCAACCACGAGGTGGTGCTGCCCGCTCTCCTCGCACACACCCAGACGCTGCGTGAGCTGGCCGGGCACGCCTCCGCCGGAAACCGCGAGGACATCCTGGTTCTGGGAGCCCGCTACGCCGAGTACGCGGGCTGGATGGCGCAGGAGGCCGGTGAGGAGCGGACCGCGCTCTGGTGGACCGAACGCGCCGCCGAGATGGCGGATTCGGCCGGTGACCGGGATCTGGCGGAGTACACCAGGGTGCGGCGTGCGCTGTTCGCGCTCTACCGCGGTGACGCGCGAGGGACGATCGAGCTGGCCCGGCGGGCCCGTCACGGTCGTCTCCCGCCCCGGATCCGTGCGCTCTCGCTGCAACGCGAGGCGCAGGGCCACGCCCTGGCGGGTGACCACTACTCCTGCATGCGGAGTCTGGACAGCGCGCGCGAGGCGCACAGCGCCGCCTCCGCCGACAGCGAGCTGGCCCTGGGAAGCACGAACCTCGTGGATCCGGTGGCGATGGTGACCGGTTGGTGCCTGCACGACCTGGGGCGTCCGGGCGAGGCCAGCTCGGTGCTGGACCGCGAGATCCAGCGGGTGCCGACCCGGGCTTCGCGTTCCCGGGCTCGTTACGGGGTCCGCCGTGCGCTGGCGCACGCGGCGGCGGGCAACGTCGAGCACGCCTGTGCCCTCGCCTCGCGGATGCTCGACACCGTCGACGCGATCGGGTCGGCGACTGTTACGACCGATCTGCGTCGACTGGACCGCACGCTCGCCAGGTTCCGCGGCAATTCCTCGGTGAGGGAGCTCATCCCCCGCCTGACCCAGTCGTTGCGGGTCCGCACCGACTGGTGA